The following coding sequences lie in one Trichoderma breve strain T069 chromosome 1, whole genome shotgun sequence genomic window:
- a CDS encoding gamma-glutamyl cyclotransferase, AIG2-like domain-containing protein, whose product MSGENKAFFYGTLMAPEVFFSVCYGEKQPPQAIQDLHTFTPAILDGYCRHRVQYADYPAIVAEEGHCVRGMYATGLTEANMQKLDIFEGSEYKRINTKVKLLKLEGEKEVEGEVKEASVYVFLNANDLEKREWDFEEFRQQKMQMWTRGDWAFTDGDQPAQVESA is encoded by the exons ATGAGCGGCGAAAACAAGGCATTCTTCTATG GAACTTTG ATGGCCCCAGAGGTCTTTTTCAGCGTCTGTTATGGTGAAAAGCAGCCGCCTCAGGCAATCCAAGACCTCCATACATTCACTCCGGCCATTCTAGATGGTTACTGCCGTCACAGAGTTCAATATGCAGACTACCCAGCCATTGTTGCAGAGGAAGGCCACTGCGTGCGAGGCATGTACGCGACTGGGTTAACGGAGGCCAACATGCAAAAACTGGACATTTTTGAGGGAAGCGAGTATAAGCGGATCAACACCAAGGTGAAGCTACTGAAGTTGGAAGGCGAAAAGGAAGTTGAGGGAGAAGTGAAGGAGGCATCCGTATACGTCTTTCTCAACGCCAATGACCTTGAGAAACGCGAATGGGACTTTGAAGAGTTCCGCCAACAGAAAATGCAGATGTGGACACGAGGTGACTGGGCATTCACAGATG GTGACCAGCCAGCCCAGGTTGAGAGCGCTTAA